TCCGCGTCTCCAGTCCGGACAAGCTGGTCTTCCCGGAGCCGGGACTCACCAAACTGGACCTTGTCCGGTACTACCTGTCGGTTGCCGAAGGCGCACTCCGTGGAGCCGGCGGGCGGCCCATGGTCCTCAAGCGCTTCCCCAAGGGCATCGACGCGGAGCCGTTCTTCCAGAAGCGCGTTCCGGAGAACCACCCACCCTTCATCGACACCGCAACACTGCATTACTCCTCCGGCACTTCGGCCGAGGAAGCCGTGATACGGGACGCCGCCGGTCTCGCGTGGGTGGTGAACCTTGGCTGCCTTGACCTCAACCCCCATCCCGTGCGGGCCGAAGACCTCGACCACCCCGACGAACTCCGGATCGACCTTGATCCGATGCCGGGCGTGGACTGGAAACAAATAGTGGATGTCGCCTACGTGGCTCGGGAGGTGCTGGACGACGTCGGACTGGTTGGCTGGCCCAAGACCAGTGGCTCCCGCGGACTCCACATCATGGTCCGGATAGCGCCGGACCATGACTACCGGCAGGTCCGGCTGGCTGCCGAAACCCTCGCGCGCGAAGTCGGGAACCGGGCGCCCGGGCTGGCCACGGCCCGGTGGTGGAAAGAGGAACGGGGCGAGAGCGTATTTGTTGACTTCAACCAGAACGCCAAAGACCGCACCGTGGCCTCCGCCTACTCCATCAGGCCCCTGCCGGACGCCAGGGTCTCCACGCCACTGACGTGGAAAGAACTAGCAACCATCCGGCCGGACCAGTTCACAGTCCTCACCGTCCCTGGCAGGTACAAGGACATCGGCGATCCCCACGATGGCATCGACCAAGCCCCGGGAAACCTGGAGGGCCTCCTCGCGCTCGCGGAGGAATTGGGCCCGGCGGAAAAGGCACCCAGGGCAGGCGACGGGTCCGGACGCCGGAAATCGACCATGCCGCTCATCGAAGTAGCCCGGACCAAAACCAAGCCGGAAGCCCTCGAAGCCCTGGAGGAGTGGAAAGCCAACCACGCGGACGTCGTTCCCGAGTTGCATCCGGCGGACGTCCTGGTGGATGGGATGCGCGGCTCAAGCTCGCTCTGGTACCGCGTTCGGGTGAACCTCCAGCATGTCCCCGAGGACAAGCGGCCACAGCAGGAGAAGCTGATCGCTGACTACGATCCGTGGGCGGGCAAGGAGTGGTCCGGCGGACCGGAGAGGTAAGCCCCCGGCCCGCCGGAACCAGGGTCCTAGCGGCGCGGAATGTTGCGGAGGTTGCTGCGGGCCATGCTGACGGCCTCCCCCGCTCCGCGGTTCAGCACCACCTTGGACATGGCCGTGGCGAAACCGATGACCTGCGAGCCGGAGATCTTCGGAGGGATGGACAGCGCCTGCGGATCGGTGATCAGTTCCACGAGTGCGGGGCCGGGATGTGCGAACGCTTCCCGGTAGGCTGACTCAATGTCTGCCGGGTCCGTCACCCGCACCGCGTGAAAACCGAGTGCTTTGGCCACAGCGGCATAGTTGGCATCCGGGACGTCCACCCCGAAGTCGGGCAGGCCATCCACCAGCATCTCCAGTTTCACCATGCCCAACGTGGAGTTGTTGAACACGACCACCTTCACGGGCAACTTGTGGGCAGCCACGGTGATGAGTTCACCCAGCAGCATGGACAGTCCCCCGTCGCCGGAGACCGACACCACCTGGCGGCCCGGATAGGCCAATTGCGCTCCAATGGCGTGCGGGAGGGCATTGGCCATGGAACCGTGAAGGAACGACCCAATCAGCCGGCGGGTCCCCAAAGGGTTGATGTAGCGCGCCGTCCACACATTGCACATGCCGGTGTCCGCAGTGAAGATCGCATCCTCGGCGGCCACCTGGTCCAACAACGACGCCGCGTATTCCGGGTGGATGGGCTGTTTCTTCTCCACCTTCCGCGTGTAGGCTCCCACAGCCTTGTTCATCAAGCGGTCGTGTTTCTTGAGCATCTGGTCCAGAAAGCGGCGGCTCGACTTCGGCTTCACCAGGGGCAGGAGCGCAGTGAGGGTGGGGAGCACATCACCCTGGACGGCGATGTCGACGTCGGTCCGCCTCCCCAATCGCTGGGCGGCGCGGTCTACCTGCGCCGTGCGGGTCTCCGGAAGGAACTGGTCATAGGGAAAGTCGGTTCCCAGGAGGACCAGCAGGTCAGCGTCTTCAATGCCTTCGGCCGCGGCTCCGTAGCCGAGCAGTCCCGTCATGCCAATGTCGAACGGGTTGTCGTACTGGACAAAATCCTTGCCGCGCAGGGAATGCCCGATCGGAGCCTTCGCCAACTCAGCCAGGGCAATCAACTCGCTGTGTGCTCCCTCGACGCCCGCGCCGGCAAAAATGGCGACCTTGCCGGCGTCGTTGATGGCATCGGCGAGTTCCTGCACGCTGGCCGGATCCGGAACCAAACTGGCGGGGCGGAACGTCGCCGGAAGTGGCGTTGAAGCCGTGGCTTCCAGGCCCGCAATGTCACCGGGCAGAGTGACGACGGCGACGCCCCTCAACGCGACGGCATTTTGGATGGCGCTATGCATGACGCGCGGCGCCTGGTCGGTGGTGCTCACCAGTTCGGAGTACACCGAGCATTCGTTGAAGAGCCGGTCCGGGTGGGTCTCCTGGAAGAACCCGCTGCCTATTTGCTTGCTTGGGATGTGGGAGGCAATCGCCAGCACCGGGGCGCCGGTACGGTTGGCGTCATAGAGGCCATTGATCAGGTGGAGGTTGCCGGGGCCGCAGGAACCGGCACACACGGCCAGCTTTCCGGTGAGTTGCGCTTCGGCCGCTGCGGCGAACGCGGCAGCTTCTTCATGCCGGACGTGGATCCAATCGATACCCCCTTGGGCGGAGCCGCCGGTCTGCCGGACAGCATCGACGAGGGGGTTGAGGCTGTCGCCCACGATCCCGTAGATACGCTGCACTCCGGCAGCTTGGAGTTGTTCGATGAGTTGGGTTGCAAGCTCTTTGGCCATAGTGCTCCTCCTCGCCAGCGCTACTTCTTCTCGGTCAGGGCCGAGGCTTTATGCGCCGCACGGGCACCGGTCTTGTCCGACTCCACGATGTATTGCGGCTCATCCTCGCTGGCCCGGTGCGTGTTGCCTTCGAGTTCGAAGTCGGACGTCTTCTTCTCGACGATTTTCCCGTGCGTCGCGCCCTGGGACGTGTTCCATTCGACGTGCGTGCCTTTGCTTAGCGTCATGGCTGCTCCTTGCGTCTGGAGGGCAACCGCCCTTTCAGGCGGACCCGGGTGTCCAGCCATAGTAAGCACGTTGGGCCCTTGACACCTTCCCGCAGATGAGCCAGAGTGATCGTATACGATTTCATACTCGATGAGGAGTGGGTTTGGAACAGGTCACATCGGACACCCTGGCGGCAGCGCGCAAGGTGATTGCGGTCCACATCAACTACCCCAGCCGGGCTGCGCAGCGTGGGCGGACTCCGGCGCAACCGTCGTACTTCCTGAAGCCGCCGTCGTCGTTGTCCCTGGGTTCCCCCGACGCTCCCGGCACCGTTGAACGCCCTGCCGGCTGTGAGCTGCTCGGTTACGAGGGCGAGATCGCACTGGTGATCGGCAAAGCTGCCCGCCGCGTTGGCTTGGAGGATGCGTGGAGCCACGTTGCCGCCGTCACGGCTTCCAACGACCTCGGCGTGTACGACCTTCGCTACGCGGACAAGGGTTCCAACCTCCGCTCCAAGGGCGGTGACGGCTTCACGCCCGTTGGCCCGGCGCTCATCCCGGCAGACGCCGTCGACCCTTCCAAACTGCGCATCCGCACGTGGCATAACGGTCAGCTGGTCCAGGACGACACCACCGAGGACCTCCTCTTCCCCTTCGCGCAGCTCGTCGCGGACCTCTCCCAGCTGCTGACGCTCGAGGAGGGCGACATCATCCTCACCGGCACCCCCGCCGGAGCTTCCGTGGCTGTCCCGGGGGACGTCGTCGAAATTGAGGTCACCGGAGGTGATTTCAGCACCGGCCGCCTCACCACCAAGGTGACGGAAGGTACGACGCCGTTCGCGGACTTTGGTGCCGGCCCCAAGACCGATGACACGCAGCGGGAAGAGGCCTACGGTTCCCGCGAAGCCGCCGGGCTGGCACCCGCGGAGCCGGCGGCTGCCGCGAGTGTGCTGACGCCGGAGTTAAAGGCGAAGCTCGAATCGGTGGCCACCGCTACCCTGTCGTCGCAGCTTCGCAAGCGCGGGTTGAACAACGTCAGCATCGACGGCTTGCAGGCCACCCGCCCGGACCGCAAGGTGGTGGGTTTGGCCCGGACGCTGCGCTATGTACCCAACCGTGAGGACCTTTTCAAGACCCACGGCGGTGGCTTCAACGCCCAGAAACGCGCGATCGATTCGGTGAATGAAGGCGAAATCCTGGTCATGGAAGCCCGCGGAGAAAAGGGCACCGGAACAGTGGGGGACATCCTCGCACTGCGGGCCCAGGTCCGTGGAGCCGCGGCGATCATTACCGACGGCGGTGTCCGCGACTACTCTGCCGTGGCGGACCTGGACATGCCGACATACTTCGCGAACCCGCACCCGGCCGTGCTCGGACGCCGGCACATCCCGTGGGACACCGACATCACCATTGCCTGCGGCGGCGCCACTGTGCAGCCGGGCGACATCATCGTTGCCGATTCCGACGGGATCCTGGTCATTCCCCCGGCCATCGCCGAGGAACTCGTGGACGACTGCATCGCCCAGGAAAAGGAAGAAGTCTTCATCTTTGAGATGGTCAAGCAAGGCAACAGCGTGGATGGTCTTTACCCCATGAACAAGGAGTGGCAGGCCCGCTACGCCGAATGGCTGTCCCTGCAAGCCACGGAAGGAGCCCACGGTGACTGAAACCGCCGTCGGGAGCAAATCCCAGCAAGCGTATGAGGCCGTGAAGGCCCGGATCGTCGAGGGCGCCTACACCCCCGGCTACCGGCTGGTGCTGGCCAAGATCGCCGAAGACCTGGGCTTCAGCGTGGTCCCTGTCCGCGAAGCCATCCGCCGGCTGGAGGCCGAAGGCCTGGTGAAGTTCGAACGGAACGTCGGCGCGACGGTCTCCGGGATCGACCCCACCGAGTACCTGTACACGATGCAGACCCTGAGCATCGTGGAAGGTGCGGCCACCGCGTTGTCCGCACCGCTGATTGATCCGGCCACGATCGCCCGCGCCCGTGCAGTGAATGCCGAGATGCGCGAGTGCCTGGAACACTTTGACCCCGTCCGCTTCACCGCCCTGAACCAGGACTTCCATTCCGTCCTGTTCGAGCACTGCCCCAACCCGCACATTCTTGACCTGGTCCACCGCGGCTGGAACCGGCTGGCGTCCCTGCGCTCATCCACGTTCCGGTTCGTGCCCGGCCGGGCCCAGGAATCGGTGCGTGAACACGAGGCCCTGCTCCAACTCATCGAGTCCGGAGCAGACGCCGACACCATCGAGAAAGCTGCCCGCCAACACCGCGCCGCCACCCTCGACGCCTACCTCGCCCACGCCGTATCCAGTTAGGAACTCAACGATGACGACCTCCACCGAAACCACCAAGCACTACGTTCCCGAGGACCTGCCCACCCATATCCAGCACTACATCAACGGCGAGTTCGTTGACTCCGTCTCCGGGAAGACCTTCGACGTGCTGGACCCGGTGTCCAACCAGAACTACGCCACCGCCGCCGCGGGCCAGAAGGAAGACATCGACCTCGCCGTCGCCGCAGCGCGCGAAGCGTTCGTCAACGGTCCCTGGCCGAAGATGAAGCCCCGCGAGCGTGCCCGGGTGCTGAACAAGATCGCCGACGCCGTCGAGGCGCAGGAAGCCCGCCTCGCCGAGCTCGAGACGTTCGATACCGGCCTGCCGATCACCCAGGCCAAAGGCCAGGCACTCCGGGCGGCGGAGAACTTCCGTTTCTTCGCGGACCTGATCGTGGCCCAGTTCGACGACGCGATGAAGGTCCCCGGCTCGCAGATCAACTACGTCAACCGCAAGCCGATCGGCGTCGCCGGCCTGATCACGCCGTGGAATACCCCGTTCATGCTCGAGTCGTGGAAGCTCGCTCCGGCCTTGGCCACCGGCAACACCGTGGTCCTGAAGCCAGCAGAGTTCACGCCGCTCTCGGCGTCCTTGTGGGCGCAGATTTTCAAGGACGCCGGCCTGCCCGACGGGGTGTTCAACCTGGTCAACGGCCTGGGTGAGGAAGCCGGTGATGCGTTGGTGAAGCACCCGGACGTTCCGCTGATCTCCTTTACCGGCGAGACCACCACCGGCCAGACGATCTTCCGCAACGCTGCAGAGAACCTCAAGGGCCTGTCCATGGAACTCGGCGGCAAGTCCCCGTGCGTCGTGTTCGCCGACGCCGACCTGGACGCCGCGATCGATTCGGCCCTGTTCGGCGTGTTCTCGCTCAACGGCGAACGCTGCACCGCCGGCTCCCGCATCCTGGTGGAACGCGCCATCTACGACGAATTCTGCGAAAAGTACGCCGCCCGGGCCAAAAACATCGTTGTCGGCGATCCCCACGATCCCAAGACCCAGGTGGGTGCGCTCGTCCACCCCGAGCACTACGACAAGGTGGCCTCCTACGTGGAGATC
This genomic interval from Paenarthrobacter ureafaciens contains the following:
- a CDS encoding fumarylacetoacetate hydrolase family protein, with product MEQVTSDTLAAARKVIAVHINYPSRAAQRGRTPAQPSYFLKPPSSLSLGSPDAPGTVERPAGCELLGYEGEIALVIGKAARRVGLEDAWSHVAAVTASNDLGVYDLRYADKGSNLRSKGGDGFTPVGPALIPADAVDPSKLRIRTWHNGQLVQDDTTEDLLFPFAQLVADLSQLLTLEEGDIILTGTPAGASVAVPGDVVEIEVTGGDFSTGRLTTKVTEGTTPFADFGAGPKTDDTQREEAYGSREAAGLAPAEPAAAASVLTPELKAKLESVATATLSSQLRKRGLNNVSIDGLQATRPDRKVVGLARTLRYVPNREDLFKTHGGGFNAQKRAIDSVNEGEILVMEARGEKGTGTVGDILALRAQVRGAAAIITDGGVRDYSAVADLDMPTYFANPHPAVLGRRHIPWDTDITIACGGATVQPGDIIVADSDGILVIPPAIAEELVDDCIAQEKEEVFIFEMVKQGNSVDGLYPMNKEWQARYAEWLSLQATEGAHGD
- a CDS encoding pyruvate dehydrogenase; the protein is MAKELATQLIEQLQAAGVQRIYGIVGDSLNPLVDAVRQTGGSAQGGIDWIHVRHEEAAAFAAAAEAQLTGKLAVCAGSCGPGNLHLINGLYDANRTGAPVLAIASHIPSKQIGSGFFQETHPDRLFNECSVYSELVSTTDQAPRVMHSAIQNAVALRGVAVVTLPGDIAGLEATASTPLPATFRPASLVPDPASVQELADAINDAGKVAIFAGAGVEGAHSELIALAELAKAPIGHSLRGKDFVQYDNPFDIGMTGLLGYGAAAEGIEDADLLVLLGTDFPYDQFLPETRTAQVDRAAQRLGRRTDVDIAVQGDVLPTLTALLPLVKPKSSRRFLDQMLKKHDRLMNKAVGAYTRKVEKKQPIHPEYAASLLDQVAAEDAIFTADTGMCNVWTARYINPLGTRRLIGSFLHGSMANALPHAIGAQLAYPGRQVVSVSGDGGLSMLLGELITVAAHKLPVKVVVFNNSTLGMVKLEMLVDGLPDFGVDVPDANYAAVAKALGFHAVRVTDPADIESAYREAFAHPGPALVELITDPQALSIPPKISGSQVIGFATAMSKVVLNRGAGEAVSMARSNLRNIPRR
- the hpaE gene encoding 5-carboxymethyl-2-hydroxymuconate semialdehyde dehydrogenase: MTTSTETTKHYVPEDLPTHIQHYINGEFVDSVSGKTFDVLDPVSNQNYATAAAGQKEDIDLAVAAAREAFVNGPWPKMKPRERARVLNKIADAVEAQEARLAELETFDTGLPITQAKGQALRAAENFRFFADLIVAQFDDAMKVPGSQINYVNRKPIGVAGLITPWNTPFMLESWKLAPALATGNTVVLKPAEFTPLSASLWAQIFKDAGLPDGVFNLVNGLGEEAGDALVKHPDVPLISFTGETTTGQTIFRNAAENLKGLSMELGGKSPCVVFADADLDAAIDSALFGVFSLNGERCTAGSRILVERAIYDEFCEKYAARAKNIVVGDPHDPKTQVGALVHPEHYDKVASYVEIGKSEGRLLAGGGRPDHLPEGNYIAPTVFADVAPDARIFQEEIFGPVVAITPFENDDEALALANNTKYGLAAYIWTQNLTRAHNFSQNVEAGMVWLNSHNVRDLRTPFGGVKASGLGHEGGYRSIDFYTDQQAVHITLGSVHTPKFGDTPKSGA
- the ligD gene encoding non-homologous end-joining DNA ligase, which translates into the protein MTPSKTPAEILTIDDVDVRVSSPDKLVFPEPGLTKLDLVRYYLSVAEGALRGAGGRPMVLKRFPKGIDAEPFFQKRVPENHPPFIDTATLHYSSGTSAEEAVIRDAAGLAWVVNLGCLDLNPHPVRAEDLDHPDELRIDLDPMPGVDWKQIVDVAYVAREVLDDVGLVGWPKTSGSRGLHIMVRIAPDHDYRQVRLAAETLAREVGNRAPGLATARWWKEERGESVFVDFNQNAKDRTVASAYSIRPLPDARVSTPLTWKELATIRPDQFTVLTVPGRYKDIGDPHDGIDQAPGNLEGLLALAEELGPAEKAPRAGDGSGRRKSTMPLIEVARTKTKPEALEALEEWKANHADVVPELHPADVLVDGMRGSSSLWYRVRVNLQHVPEDKRPQQEKLIADYDPWAGKEWSGGPER
- a CDS encoding GntR family transcriptional regulator, with translation MTETAVGSKSQQAYEAVKARIVEGAYTPGYRLVLAKIAEDLGFSVVPVREAIRRLEAEGLVKFERNVGATVSGIDPTEYLYTMQTLSIVEGAATALSAPLIDPATIARARAVNAEMRECLEHFDPVRFTALNQDFHSVLFEHCPNPHILDLVHRGWNRLASLRSSTFRFVPGRAQESVREHEALLQLIESGADADTIEKAARQHRAATLDAYLAHAVSS
- a CDS encoding DUF2945 domain-containing protein; this encodes MTLSKGTHVEWNTSQGATHGKIVEKKTSDFELEGNTHRASEDEPQYIVESDKTGARAAHKASALTEKK